In a single window of the Zea mays cultivar B73 chromosome 5, Zm-B73-REFERENCE-NAM-5.0, whole genome shotgun sequence genome:
- the LOC103626399 gene encoding disease resistance protein RPM1, which translates to MADALLVVLRKVALSLAEGALEKIGKEVVEAAPLMTDFEHSMKQIEGELSVLQAFINQVSAQRVSDKAFDAWLDQVRDVAHEVEDIIDEYAYLTAQAVDTSSFFKRKFHQFKGIAAWKKFPGQISQVEARIQRLSEMRNRYGFSVSQLDRTNNFQLSIQFSLSNSAYLIDNSEIVGNADEIGKLTQWLLEEKQDRSLIAILGMGGLGKTAIASTVYKNQKIITSFDCHAWVIVSQTYQVEELLREIINQLIIKERASMASGFMTMSRMRLVEVIQSYLRDKKYFVVLDDVWDKDAWLFLNYAFVRNERGSKVLITTRRKDVSSLAADNYVIELKTLKDAESWELFCKKAFHASEDNICPENIRCWATKIVAKCQGLPLAIVTIGSILSYRDLKEHEWAFFFKQLSWQLANNPELSWISSVLKLSLNDLPSYLRSCFLYCSIFPEDYKIRRKLISKLWIAEGLVEERGDGTTMEEVAECYLMELTQRSLLQVTERKACGRARTFLMHDLVREITSTIAKKEKFSVALAHGGASTSQVAHEARRLCIQRGAQTLNSLSSSRLRSFILFDTEVPCSWIHDTVSCFRLLRVLCLRFVNVEQVPGVITELYNLRYLDMSYTKVKMIPASFGKLVNLQVLDLRDTYVEELPLEITMLTKLRQLQVYALYDILQRSPNSFSATKFFGNICHLKNLQALQVVSANKDLVSQLGNLNLMRSLAIAEVRQSYIAELWNSLTKMPNLKRLIISTCNVNETLDMEMLKPLPNLTTFVLSGKLERGLLPSIFSVKLKQLKLDWSSLKKDPVSSLSHMLNLVDLFLTGGYAGEQLTFRNRWFPNLKCLQLADMEHLNWIEVEDGTMMNLQCLSLAGLRNLKAVPDGIKYIRALHEMFLTDMSNEFIVRLHGSDNHIVQHIPNIKKFESSDSQAVNNVYIPWLAEKFGSGAVAHLALDGSMGVVCASGNHFKSEE; encoded by the exons ATGGCAGATGCCCTCTTGGTCGTTCTCAGAAAAGTTGCTCTGTCCTTGGCAGAAGGAGCACTAGAAAAGATTGGCAAAGAGGTGGTCGAAGCAGCACCCCTCATGACAGATTTTGAGCATAGCATGAAACAAATTGAGGGTGAACTCTCGGTTCTGCAAGCCTTCATTAACCAAGTTAGTGCACAGAGAGTCAGTGACAAGGCATTTGATGCATGGTTGGACCAAGTCAGAGATGTTGCCCATGAGGTAGAAGACATCATTGATGAGTATGCTTACCTTACTGCACAAGCCGTTGATACGAGCAGCTTCTTCAAGAGAAAGTTCCACCAGTTCAAGGGCATTGCAGCATGGAAGAAGTTCCCTGGCCAGATCAGTCAAGTAGAAGCAAGGATTCAGAGGCTATCAGAAATGAGGAACCGATATGGTTTCTCAGTCAGTCAACTAGACAGGACTAACAATTTTCAGCTCTCCATTCAGTTTTCTCTGTCAAATTCTGCCTACCTGATAGATAACTCTGAGATAGTAGGAAATGCTGATGAAATCGGAAAACTGACACAATGGCTACTTGAGGAGAAACAAGACCGATCTCTAATTGCCATCCTTGGTATGGGAGGTTTAGGAAAAACTGCTATTGCAAGCACCGTCTACAAGAACCAAAAAATCATAACATCTTTCGACTGTCACGCATGGGTTATTGTCTCTCAGACTTACCAAGTCGAGGAGCTACTAAGAGAAATTATAAATCAGCTAATAATAAAAGAAAGAGCAAGCATGGCAAGTGGCTTCATGACCATGAGTCGCATGAGATTAGTTGAGGTAATACAAAGCTATTTGAGGGACAAAAAATACTTCGTTGTCCTGGATGATGTATGGGACAAAGATGCTTGGTTATTTTTGAACTATGCATTCGTCAGAAACGAACGTGGAAGTAAAGTGCTGATAACAACCCGGAGAAAAGATGTGTCTTCTTTGGCAGCCGACAACTATGTCATTGAACTTAAAACCCTTAAAGATGCTGAATCTTGGGAGCTGTTTTGTAAGAAGGCATTTCATGCTTCAGAAGATAACATTTGTCCTGAAAATATAAGATGTtgggcaaccaaaattgttgCAAAGTGCCAAGGATTGCCACTAGCCATTGTAACTATTGGCAGTATTCTGTCATACCGTGACTTAAAGGAACATGAGTGGGCATTTTTCTTCAAACAACTTAGCTGGCAGTTAGCCAACAATCCAGAGCTCAGCTGGATTTCCAGTGTCTTGAAGTTGAGCTTGAATGATCTACCAAGTTATCTTAGGAGCTGCTTCCTCTACTGCAGCATCTTTCCTGAAGATTATAAGATTAGAAGAAAGCTGATTTCCAAGCTATGGATAGCGGAAGGTCTTGTGGAAGAGAGAGGAGACGGAACAACAATGGAGGAAGTTGCTGAGTGTTACCTAATGGAGCTCACTCAACGCTCTCTTCTTCAGGTCACAGAAAGGAAAGCATGTGGAAGAGCTAGAACATTTTTGATGCATGATCTTGTGAGAGAGATAACTTCAACCATTGCTAAAAAGGAGAAGTTTAGCGTTGCACTTGCACATGGTGGTGCCAGTACAAGCCAAGTTGCCCATGAAGCTCGTCGCCTATGCATCCAGAGAGGTGCCCAGACCTTGAATTCTCTCAGTAGCTCACGGCTCCGCTCATTCATTTTGTTTGACACTGAAGTACCATGTTCTTGGATACATGATACTGTATCATGTTTCAGACTACTGAGAGTCCTATGCCTAAGATTTGTCAATGTTGAACAAGTGCCAGGTGTAATCACAGAACTGTATAACTTGCGCTATCTAGACATGTCTTACACAAAAGTGAAGATGATACCAGCATCATTTGGAAAGCTCGTTAACCTACAAGTTTTGGATCTCAGAGACACCTATGTGGAGGAGTTACCACTGGAAATAACTATGCTAACTAAATTACGGCAGTTACAGGTGTATGCACTCTATGATATTCTACAAAGATCACCGAACAGCTTCAGTGCTACAAAATTTTTTGGTAACATTTGTCATCTAAAGAATCTCCAAGCTTTGCAGGTTGTTTCAGCCAATAAAGATTTGGTTTCACAGCTAGGGAACTTGAATTTAATGAGAAGTTTGGCTATTGCGGAAGTGCGACAAAGCTACATTGCAGAGTTATGGAACTCGCTGACAAAGATGCCTAACCTGAAAAGACTAATTATTTCCACGTGCAATGTGAATGAGACTCTGGACATGGAAATGCTAAAGCCACTGCCAAATCTGACAACATTTGTCCTATCAGGAAAGTTGGAGAGAGGCTTGCTCCCATCGATATTTTCTGTGAAATTAAAGCAATTAAAATTGGACTGGTCTAGTCTGAAGAAGGATCCTGTTAGCTCGCTCTCTCATATGTTAAATCTTGTTGATCTATTCCTCACTGGAGGATATGCTGGGGAACAACTAACTTTTCGCAACAGATGGTTTCCCAATCTAAAATGTCTGCAATTAGCTGACATGGAACATCTGAATTGGATTGAGGTAGAGGATGGAACAATGATGAATCTACAATGTTTGTCACTTGCTGGTCTAAGGAATCTAAAGGCTGTACCTGACGGAATCAAGTACATTAGGGCACTCCATGAGATGTTTCTAACAGATATGTCAAATGAGTTCATAGTAAGACTGCATGGAAGTGACAATCACATTGTTCAACACATACCCAACATCAAAAAGTTTGAGTCTTCTGATTCTCAAGCAG TAAACAACGTTTATATACCGTGGCTTGCCGAGAAGTTTGGTTCTGGTGCTGTGGCTCATCTGGCTCTTGACGGTTCAATGGGAGTTGTTTGTGCCAGTGGTAATCATTTTAAGTCTGAAGAGTGA